The following are encoded together in the Candidatus Omnitrophota bacterium genome:
- a CDS encoding imidazole glycerol phosphate synthase cyclase subunit yields MIKTRIIPTLLYRDTVLVKGVSFDSWRCVGYVLQSVKVYCVREVDELIFLDITASQQNRMPDFHLIDDIADECFMPLTVGGGIRSVEDVRRLLACGADKVAINTAAFLTPDLIKESAREFGSQCIIVSVDVKKTSKGTYETAVLSGNKTTGLDPVEFSKKMQDLGAGEILLTSVDRDGTMLGYDVELTRKVSDAVSIPVIASGGAGSPEHVFDVLKEGKASAAAAASMYHFTQTTPLEVKKYLTDHEIKVRI; encoded by the coding sequence ATGATCAAAACAAGAATTATTCCAACACTTTTATATCGAGATACTGTTTTAGTGAAAGGTGTGAGCTTTGACAGCTGGCGTTGCGTGGGTTACGTTCTGCAGTCGGTAAAGGTGTATTGTGTGAGGGAAGTTGACGAGCTCATCTTTTTAGATATTACGGCGTCGCAGCAAAATCGCATGCCTGATTTTCATCTCATTGATGATATTGCCGATGAATGTTTTATGCCTTTGACTGTTGGCGGCGGAATAAGATCGGTCGAAGATGTGCGCCGCCTCTTGGCTTGCGGAGCTGACAAAGTAGCCATTAATACGGCGGCATTTCTAACGCCGGATCTTATTAAAGAATCCGCAAGAGAATTTGGCTCGCAGTGTATCATTGTTTCCGTTGATGTCAAAAAAACATCAAAGGGAACATATGAAACGGCTGTATTGTCAGGAAATAAAACAACAGGGCTTGACCCGGTGGAATTTTCCAAGAAAATGCAAGACTTAGGCGCGGGGGAGATCTTATTAACATCTGTTGATCGCGACGGCACTATGCTTGGTTATGATGTTGAATTGACTCGAAAAGTGAGCGATGCTGTCTCTATTCCGGTCATTGCCTCCGGAGGAGCAGGAAGTCCGGAACATGTTTTTGATGTTCTTAAGGAAGGCAAAGCTTCGGCTGCGGCTGCGGCAAGCATGTATCACTTTACGCAAACAACGCCGTTGGAAGTGAAAAAATATTTAACTGATCACGAGATCAAGGTGCGGATTTGA
- a CDS encoding N-acetyl sugar amidotransferase, translated as MLRYCRRCVMPETRPDLKIDEQGICNACRSFEKRKEVDWNVRKKELLNVLERYRSRNGNNYDCLVPVSGGKDSHFQVIKMLELGMNPLCVTATTDHLSDIGRKNIENMKKLGVDYIEVTTNPVVRRRINRFALKQIGDISWPEHLTIFTIPVRVAVQMNIPLLIWGENSQNEYGGPAAAAEHNILDRRWLEEFGGLLGLRVTDLTGQEGIEPKHLIQYTYPTDEELKRVGVTGLFLGYYVPWDGYTNVLIAQAHGMQTYHSAIEGALVNYENLDNCQMGIHDYFKFLKFGFGRATDLACLHLRRGRLTREEAMMLVRRHDGRFPKSYLGYSLEAILEPLDMTVEEFTSICDRFTNKKLFVCDARGHLVKDRHGNLTKINYDNPS; from the coding sequence ATGTTGCGCTATTGTCGTCGCTGTGTTATGCCGGAAACCCGCCCGGACCTGAAAATCGATGAACAGGGAATTTGCAATGCTTGTCGTTCATTTGAAAAACGCAAAGAGGTAGACTGGAACGTAAGAAAAAAAGAACTTTTGAATGTTTTAGAGCGCTATCGCTCGCGTAACGGCAATAATTACGATTGTTTGGTTCCGGTTTCCGGCGGCAAAGACAGTCATTTCCAAGTCATTAAAATGCTGGAACTTGGAATGAATCCTTTGTGCGTGACCGCAACAACCGATCATTTATCCGATATCGGGCGAAAAAATATCGAGAATATGAAGAAACTCGGCGTTGACTATATCGAAGTGACGACCAATCCGGTTGTCCGCCGCCGGATAAACCGTTTTGCGCTTAAACAGATCGGAGATATTTCTTGGCCGGAACACTTAACTATTTTTACGATTCCGGTGCGTGTGGCCGTGCAAATGAATATTCCGCTTTTGATCTGGGGAGAAAATTCTCAGAACGAATATGGCGGGCCGGCGGCCGCAGCCGAGCATAATATTTTAGACCGAAGATGGCTGGAGGAATTTGGAGGGTTACTGGGCTTACGCGTTACCGATCTTACCGGGCAGGAAGGTATTGAACCTAAGCATCTTATCCAGTATACCTATCCGACGGACGAGGAGCTTAAACGCGTGGGCGTGACGGGTTTATTTTTAGGATATTACGTGCCGTGGGACGGATATACAAATGTTTTGATCGCGCAAGCCCATGGAATGCAAACCTATCATTCGGCGATTGAAGGCGCTTTAGTCAATTATGAAAACTTGGATAATTGCCAGATGGGCATTCACGATTATTTTAAGTTCCTTAAGTTCGGATTTGGCCGCGCGACGGATCTGGCCTGCCTTCATTTGCGTCGAGGACGTTTGACGCGTGAAGAGGCTATGATGCTCGTGCGCCGTCACGACGGAAGATTTCCAAAATCTTATCTGGGGTATTCTTTGGAAGCGATCCTAGAACCATTGGATATGACGGTCGAAGAATTTACAAGTATTTGCGATCGTTTTACCAACAAGAAATTGTTTGTTTGCGATGCGCGCGGTCATTTGGTCAAAGATCGCCACGGTAATTTAACTAAGATCAACTATGATAATCCCAGCTAA
- a CDS encoding GNAT family N-acetyltransferase: protein MKITIFTEAGRGIGMGHLSRCAGLAQAFRERGVQCQLLVYGDRNISRQLDVYGGDYKNWMSFQRQQPRCDIAIVDSYLASKKIFQKIQNNSAVSLYFDDNNRIKYPKGIIINGAINADQLNYGGFKHFESLLGPQYVSLRREFWDVPEKKVRAKAKKILITFGGTDEANMTSKILGIFDRKYPLLQKIVIIGKNFIHKKDILKQKSKNIKFVFESNAKQMSRIMQDVDFAVSAGGQTLNELARCGCAAVIVVVADNQERHAKAWAKTKCFFYVGKANDKNFLSQIDLGLNKVSSLTFRRLAAQRGPQTVDGQGAKRIVAACVKSYVEQHIKIRHVEEKDIKSIFELSNQPMIRQGSFAPRKITWPEHQKWFAKTLSDPKTLFLVAYAKDDLLGQIRFCIQKKKAVVSISVDPLFQQCGIGKKIFEDGIRFLYQKRIDKIIAYIKSDNTSSQEFFKSLGFERIKSREDLKKKICMQFTLKK, encoded by the coding sequence ATGAAAATCACGATTTTTACAGAGGCAGGGCGAGGTATTGGTATGGGGCATTTGTCTCGTTGTGCCGGTTTGGCGCAAGCCTTTCGCGAAAGAGGCGTTCAATGCCAACTGTTAGTTTATGGCGACCGGAATATTTCCCGCCAACTTGATGTATACGGTGGCGATTATAAAAACTGGATGTCCTTTCAAAGACAACAACCAAGGTGCGATATTGCGATCGTTGATTCGTACTTAGCTTCTAAAAAGATTTTTCAGAAAATACAAAATAATAGTGCTGTGTCTTTATATTTTGACGATAACAACAGGATTAAATATCCCAAGGGAATTATTATTAACGGTGCGATCAATGCCGATCAATTGAATTATGGAGGATTTAAGCATTTCGAGTCTTTGTTAGGCCCTCAGTATGTTTCTTTGCGCCGGGAGTTTTGGGATGTTCCTGAAAAAAAAGTACGGGCAAAGGCAAAGAAAATCCTAATTACGTTTGGCGGTACGGATGAGGCAAATATGACGTCGAAGATATTAGGGATTTTTGACAGAAAATACCCTTTATTGCAGAAAATTGTGATTATTGGCAAGAACTTCATTCACAAAAAAGACATTTTAAAACAAAAGAGTAAAAATATTAAATTTGTTTTTGAGTCCAATGCCAAACAAATGTCAAGAATTATGCAGGATGTGGATTTTGCTGTTTCCGCCGGAGGACAAACCCTTAATGAATTGGCGCGCTGTGGTTGTGCGGCTGTTATCGTTGTTGTGGCGGACAATCAAGAACGACATGCAAAGGCATGGGCGAAAACAAAGTGCTTTTTTTATGTCGGGAAAGCGAACGATAAGAATTTTTTAAGCCAGATAGATCTGGGCTTAAATAAAGTATCTTCACTTACATTTCGCCGCTTAGCCGCGCAAAGAGGGCCACAAACGGTTGACGGGCAAGGAGCGAAAAGGATCGTAGCGGCATGCGTGAAATCTTATGTCGAACAACATATTAAAATTCGGCATGTAGAAGAAAAAGATATCAAATCTATTTTCGAGCTGTCAAATCAGCCTATGATCCGTCAAGGTTCTTTTGCACCTCGCAAGATCACCTGGCCGGAACATCAAAAATGGTTCGCAAAGACCTTGTCAGATCCAAAAACACTTTTTTTAGTTGCTTATGCGAAGGATGACTTATTGGGGCAAATTCGATTTTGCATTCAAAAGAAAAAAGCCGTTGTCAGTATTAGTGTAGATCCTTTATTCCAGCAGTGTGGCATCGGCAAAAAGATCTTTGAAGATGGCATTCGCTTTTTATACCAAAAGCGTATCGATAAGATCATTGCTTATATTAAAAGCGACAATACATCGTCACAAGAATTTTTTAAAAGTCTTGGGTTTGAGAGGATCAAATCCCGAGAAGATCTGAAGAAAAAGATTTGCATGCAATTTACTCTCAAAAAATAA
- a CDS encoding Gfo/Idh/MocA family oxidoreductase, translating to MKKYKALVVGCGNIGSVFGKPGTKSILSHAQAYVSHPNFTLGGVVDVDPLKSAAAAKKWKVPVFSSVNDAMRDLTYDVVSICVSTKEHAAVLRQVIEKSPKVILLEKPVTNDLKESQKLADQFKNWDDRILIHYTRRFMPEFRSLKEKISKGEFGAFISGHCYYSKGVLNNGSHAVDLVRFFLGEGHVISVSSGRVDFSKEDPTLTFAVGFKPSGVFNLLEADQKFGSIFEIELLFEKRLIRISEIKMSIEEFALKPSLLWKGKQEWARQKKTKINFGAAFGFVLDHVADLAEARAVSLCSLSEGVHSQRLCAQALKMYQEANHG from the coding sequence ATGAAAAAATATAAGGCCTTAGTGGTCGGTTGCGGCAACATTGGATCGGTTTTCGGAAAACCAGGTACGAAATCTATTCTTAGCCATGCGCAAGCCTATGTTTCTCACCCGAATTTTACACTTGGCGGAGTTGTTGATGTTGATCCGCTCAAATCGGCGGCAGCGGCGAAGAAGTGGAAGGTTCCTGTTTTTTCTTCGGTTAATGATGCCATGAGAGACCTCACGTATGATGTTGTTTCTATTTGTGTTTCCACAAAAGAACATGCCGCAGTCTTAAGGCAAGTGATCGAGAAAAGTCCTAAAGTTATTCTTTTGGAAAAACCCGTGACAAACGACTTAAAGGAATCACAAAAATTAGCCGATCAGTTCAAGAATTGGGATGATCGGATATTGATTCATTACACGCGTCGCTTTATGCCGGAATTTAGAAGCCTCAAGGAAAAGATCTCTAAGGGAGAATTTGGAGCATTTATATCCGGGCATTGTTATTACTCAAAAGGAGTTTTGAATAACGGTTCGCATGCCGTTGACCTGGTGCGGTTTTTCTTAGGGGAAGGGCATGTTATCTCGGTTTCGTCAGGACGTGTTGATTTTTCTAAAGAAGATCCGACGCTGACGTTTGCGGTCGGATTTAAACCGTCCGGAGTTTTTAATTTACTGGAAGCTGATCAGAAATTCGGCTCGATTTTTGAAATAGAACTTTTATTCGAGAAAAGATTAATTCGCATTAGCGAAATCAAGATGTCCATTGAAGAGTTTGCTTTGAAGCCAAGCTTATTATGGAAAGGCAAACAAGAGTGGGCGCGTCAGAAGAAAACAAAGATCAACTTTGGCGCCGCCTTTGGATTTGTTCTTGATCACGTTGCTGATCTGGCCGAGGCGCGGGCAGTTTCTTTGTGCTCTTTGTCAGAAGGGGTCCATAGTCAGCGTTTATGCGCGCAAGCTTTGAAAATGTATCAAGAGGCTAATCATGGATAA
- the pseI gene encoding pseudaminic acid synthase, with protein sequence MKTLLWAKKVFIAAEISANHGGSLKRAIDLIRKAKACGADAVKFQLYSADSLTIDCENKYFQIRHPKWGGQTLYSLYKQAHTPFAWFKQLKKVADEEGIIFFATAFDKPGVDLLQGLRVPFHKIASFELVDLPLIEYAAKTKKLLILSTGMATVGEIRDAVDTARKSGTKDILLLKCVSSYPARPKEMNLKTIYDLSRKFHCPVGLSDHTLGTQVPVAAVALGACFIEKHFTLSRTLSTPDSFFSIEPAELKKLVEDVRLAESSIGEVHYGLTPDEKSSVTFRRSLFVVKDVKRNEKFSEENVRSIRPSHGLAPKHLKQVLGRKATCDIAAGTPLQWMMVNR encoded by the coding sequence ATGAAAACACTTTTATGGGCAAAAAAAGTTTTTATTGCGGCGGAAATTTCCGCGAATCATGGTGGCAGTTTGAAACGCGCTATCGATCTTATCAGAAAAGCTAAAGCCTGCGGGGCGGATGCCGTTAAATTTCAATTGTATTCGGCTGATTCTTTAACCATTGATTGTGAAAATAAATATTTCCAAATTCGTCATCCTAAATGGGGCGGACAAACGCTCTATTCGCTTTATAAACAAGCGCACACGCCTTTTGCGTGGTTTAAACAGTTAAAGAAAGTTGCGGATGAAGAGGGAATTATTTTCTTTGCTACAGCTTTTGATAAGCCCGGTGTGGACCTTTTACAGGGCCTTCGAGTTCCTTTCCATAAGATCGCTTCCTTTGAGTTGGTTGATCTGCCGCTTATTGAATATGCGGCCAAAACAAAAAAGCTGCTCATTCTATCAACGGGAATGGCAACTGTTGGCGAGATCCGTGATGCGGTTGACACGGCAAGAAAATCCGGAACCAAAGATATTCTCTTACTGAAATGTGTGAGTAGTTATCCGGCTCGCCCGAAGGAGATGAATTTAAAAACAATTTATGATTTGTCGAGAAAATTCCATTGCCCGGTAGGTTTATCTGACCATACGCTGGGCACGCAAGTTCCCGTGGCTGCGGTCGCTTTAGGCGCGTGTTTCATTGAAAAACATTTTACGCTTTCCAGGACATTGTCAACGCCGGATAGTTTTTTCTCTATCGAACCCGCGGAACTTAAGAAACTTGTTGAAGATGTTCGCCTGGCCGAATCTTCGATAGGAGAAGTTCATTATGGATTAACGCCGGATGAAAAAAGTAGTGTTACTTTTAGGCGCTCTTTATTCGTGGTTAAAGATGTCAAAAGAAACGAAAAATTCTCTGAAGAAAATGTCCGCTCGATACGTCCTTCGCATGGACTTGCGCCAAAACACTTAAAGCAAGTTTTAGGACGTAAAGCCACGTGTGATATAGCAGCGGGTACGCCGCTTCAGTGGATGATGGTGAATCGATAA
- a CDS encoding glycosyltransferase family protein translates to MKQPIKKNIFAVIEARMTSSRLPGKVLKLLGDKPALELLVERLKYSKYLNGIIIAATINKTDDPIELLAKKIGVKCYRGSEDDVLLRVVEAAEKNNVDIIVEVTGDCPLIDHRIVDKTIEVYLQGEYDYVSNCVQQSYPLGMDVQVFPARKLREIEQKTSDPKDREHVSLYFYEKPGRFNIKNIESGLKESEKNIRLTLDTADDWRLLNEVVRRLYSKDPNFSLEDILELFSKSPELAQINNHVQQKSIR, encoded by the coding sequence ATGAAACAACCCATAAAGAAAAATATTTTCGCGGTCATTGAAGCGCGTATGACATCAAGCCGATTACCGGGCAAGGTATTAAAGTTGCTGGGGGATAAGCCTGCTTTAGAATTATTAGTTGAGCGTTTAAAATATTCGAAATATCTAAATGGAATTATTATTGCCGCGACTATAAACAAAACCGACGATCCTATAGAATTACTGGCTAAAAAAATCGGAGTTAAATGTTATCGCGGCAGCGAGGATGATGTTTTATTGCGAGTTGTTGAGGCAGCCGAGAAAAATAATGTTGATATTATTGTGGAAGTTACCGGAGATTGCCCGCTAATCGATCATCGTATTGTTGATAAGACAATTGAAGTTTATCTGCAAGGCGAATACGATTATGTTTCTAATTGCGTGCAGCAGTCATATCCTTTAGGAATGGACGTTCAGGTTTTTCCAGCGAGAAAGTTGCGGGAAATTGAACAAAAAACGTCTGATCCTAAAGACCGCGAGCATGTCAGTCTTTATTTTTATGAAAAACCAGGCCGCTTTAACATTAAAAATATCGAAAGCGGCCTTAAAGAATCTGAAAAAAATATCCGATTAACCTTAGATACCGCGGATGACTGGCGTCTTTTAAATGAGGTTGTACGCCGCCTTTATTCGAAAGATCCTAATTTTAGTCTCGAAGATATTCTGGAATTATTCTCAAAATCTCCGGAATTAGCGCAAATAAACAATCATGTTCAACAAAAATCCATACGATGA
- a CDS encoding glycosyltransferase family protein has translation MRTIAIIQARMGSTRLPGKAMMDILGMPMLGRVISRLKLCSLIEDIVVATTERTEDDLIEQFCQNQNTLCFRGSEMDVLGRYYQAALRYKAQTVVRITSDCPLIDPQVVDKVIAAYQKNVSHASGASNVIERSYPRGLDTEVISMDALEKSWKESQKPHHREHVTSFVYEHPKLFKMQSVKNNEDLSHFRWTVDEVDDLRFVREIYQMMLKRGQEQFFLNDIVALLKDNPDLIKINEAVRQKAI, from the coding sequence TTGAGAACAATTGCTATCATTCAAGCTCGAATGGGTTCAACCAGGCTTCCCGGTAAAGCCATGATGGATATTTTGGGAATGCCGATGTTAGGAAGAGTTATTTCGCGCTTAAAATTATGTTCTTTAATAGAAGACATTGTTGTCGCAACGACGGAAAGAACAGAAGATGATCTTATTGAACAATTTTGCCAAAATCAAAATACGCTTTGTTTTCGGGGAAGTGAAATGGATGTTTTAGGCCGATATTACCAAGCGGCTTTACGATATAAGGCGCAGACGGTTGTTCGAATCACTTCGGATTGTCCGCTCATTGACCCACAGGTGGTGGACAAAGTTATTGCCGCGTATCAAAAAAACGTTTCTCATGCATCCGGCGCGAGCAATGTTATCGAGAGGAGTTATCCCCGAGGCCTAGATACGGAAGTTATCTCGATGGATGCTTTAGAAAAATCCTGGAAAGAATCCCAAAAACCGCATCATCGGGAACATGTGACCAGTTTTGTTTATGAGCATCCCAAATTATTTAAAATGCAAAGCGTGAAAAACAATGAGGATCTATCTCATTTTCGCTGGACTGTTGATGAGGTGGATGACTTGCGTTTCGTAAGAGAGATTTATCAAATGATGCTCAAACGGGGCCAGGAACAGTTTTTTCTAAACGATATTGTTGCGTTGCTTAAAGATAACCCTGATCTGATCAAGATTAATGAAGCGGTTCGGCAAAAGGCAATTTGA
- the hisH gene encoding imidazole glycerol phosphate synthase subunit HisH has product MKRIVIVDYGMGNIDSVARAIEEGGAKPQITAKPEDFTTCQGIVLPGVGSFVSGMNNLRAKGLDQILNEQVLNNKIPFLGICLGMQLIATLGLEGGRTKGLGWINADVKRFELSSKSLKIPHVGWNEVHHAKASSLWNGIASGKDFYFVHSFHVVCRERDDVLATTSYGNDFVSAVQKDNVFGVQFHPEKSLSVGLNLIRNFIAMC; this is encoded by the coding sequence ATGAAAAGAATTGTTATTGTTGATTATGGAATGGGCAATATTGATTCGGTTGCGCGCGCCATCGAAGAAGGCGGAGCCAAGCCGCAAATAACGGCAAAGCCGGAAGACTTTACGACTTGCCAGGGAATCGTTTTGCCGGGGGTGGGGTCTTTTGTTTCGGGAATGAATAATTTGCGCGCCAAAGGGCTCGATCAAATCTTAAACGAGCAGGTTTTAAATAATAAAATACCATTTTTGGGGATTTGTTTAGGGATGCAGTTGATCGCGACATTGGGTTTAGAAGGCGGGCGGACAAAAGGGCTTGGATGGATCAATGCGGATGTAAAACGCTTTGAGCTCTCGTCAAAATCACTAAAGATCCCTCATGTGGGTTGGAATGAAGTTCATCACGCGAAGGCATCTTCTTTGTGGAATGGCATTGCCAGCGGAAAAGATTTTTATTTTGTCCACAGCTTTCATGTTGTTTGCCGGGAAAGGGATGATGTTTTAGCAACGACGAGTTACGGAAATGATTTTGTCTCTGCTGTTCAAAAAGATAATGTGTTCGGCGTGCAATTTCATCCGGAAAAAAGTTTATCCGTCGGGCTTAATTTAATACGCAATTTTATTGCCATGTGTTAG